Within Fusobacterium gonidiaformans ATCC 25563, the genomic segment CAGCAGTTTCTGTAGAAGATGGTTTCGAGAGTGACGAAATTGAGGAAGAGCAAGGAACAATGGAAGAAGATCCTGAATTGAAAAAAGAAACGAGTAAACGAGCGAAAAAAGGAGAAAAATGAATTTCAAAGAACAGATTCGACAAGAATTAGAAATATTTTTAAATCTAGAAGAGTTTGGAGAAATATTCACTTTGGATTCTGTTGAATACGTTGGAGTCATTGAACAGCCAAATTCAGAAGTTCCAAAGGAAGAATATGAAGGTGTGATTCGTGAAGTTGATTTTATTGTATATACAAAATATCAAGAGCCTTTGGAAAAATACACCTCAGGAAAGCAAGTATGGTTGAATAAAAGACTGTTAGTTGTACATCGTGCTTATGAAGAAGAAGGACTGTTTGTGATGGAACTCGCAGAAAGGAATAGATTCTAATGGAACATTTTTTAGAAGTGAAAAACTTAGAAGTGGCAGAAGCTATGCTGAGAGGCATTCCAAATGGAATAGAAAGAGCTGTAGCTGGTACAGTGAATAAGGCTTTAGGGAAAGTAAAAACAGAAATGAAAGCAAAAGTAACTTCAGAATATAATATTAAAAAAATGGAAGTAGAAAAATTACTGGTTTTGCAAAAAGCGAATTTCTCTACGTTAAGAGGAACTATTTCTGCAAGATCATATAGAACTCCTTTGTCGAAATTTATAGGAACACATAGTAGAAAAAATGGGATAAAAGTAAGAGTAAAGAAAACAGAAGGCTTTAAAAATTCGCAAGGAAAGGAAAGACTATTCGGGAAGCCTTTTGTTGCAAATGTAGAAACAGGGCATGAAGGAACTCAACATATGGGGATTTTTCAAAGGAAAACACAAAAAGGTCGATACCCTATTGAACAGCTTTATACCGTCAGCATCTCTGAAATGTTGGGTTCAGAAACAGTGTCAGAATATGCAGTAGAA encodes:
- a CDS encoding phage tail protein codes for the protein MEHFLEVKNLEVAEAMLRGIPNGIERAVAGTVNKALGKVKTEMKAKVTSEYNIKKMEVEKLLVLQKANFSTLRGTISARSYRTPLSKFIGTHSRKNGIKVRVKKTEGFKNSQGKERLFGKPFVANVETGHEGTQHMGIFQRKTQKGRYPIEQLYTVSISEMLGSETVSEYAVEKGQDYLEQIMAKEVDRILKGYVK